One genomic region from Yarrowia lipolytica chromosome 1C, complete sequence encodes:
- a CDS encoding uncharacterized protein (Compare to YALI0C15576g, similar to Saccharomyces cerevisiae YBL029W; ancestral locus Anc_3.314, no similarity): protein MDYHNPHSDLFQMATEPWCDDYVAQYGNSIQYPVTNSFAYNLPYDDLTQHHNHNQHQQQLVSQPQSHVNMLSHFGQQPQQPQQQQQQQHHHSHGHVTPQTHHNYSIDQPSPLQQHHQNSSSSTSSASSSSSHVTNSHHHMTTPHSQNQTVAAIQPPPSNYQLYSSVQVPYEDVYLDTSSSAAASDYLLTQPYMEAVTSATTSPSDYDTPHNASSSASSSVSVASRKQPESRMSQPELFSRMGLSHDPEEARNRENRVLSLLKSRGFKLGEQTWIRDTTPAVRQEIVDFIHASTVQEYGYSKYMIEVVIRRACYHLMQGRLRRIRRARKSKGN from the coding sequence ATGGACTACCACAATCCCCACTCTGACCTTTTCCAAATGGCGACCGAGCCCTGGTGCGACGACTACGTGGCCCAATACGGCAACTCCATCCAGTACCCGGTCACCAACTCGTTTGCCTACAACCTGCCCTACGATGACCTGACCCagcaccacaaccacaaccagcaccagcagcaactcGTTAGTCAGCCccagagtcacgtgaacatGCTGTCGCACTTTGGCcagcagccccagcagccccagcagcagcaacagcagcagcatcaccACTCGCACGGCCATGTGACACCCCAGACCCACCACAACTACTCCATTGACCAGCCCTCGCCGTTGcaacaacatcatcaaAACTCTTCGTCTTCCACGTCGTCcgcgtcgtcgtcatcgtctcacgtgaccaacaGTCAtcatcacatgaccacccCTCATTCTCAAAATCAGACCGTGGCGGCCATCCAGCCTCCGCCGTCTAACTATCAGCTGTATTCGTCGGTGCAAGTCCCGTATGAAGACGTCTATCTGGACACTTCCTCTTCGGCAGCGGCCTCGGATTATCTGCTGACTCAGCCCTACATGGAGGCGGTTACGTCGGCCACAACGTCGCCCTCCGATTACGACACCCCTCACAATGCATCTTCTTCGGCGTCGTCTTCGGTTTCGGTGGCTTCCCGCAAGCAGCCCGAGTCTCGCATGTCGCAACCCGAGCTTTTTTCACGCATGGGTCTTTCTCacgaccccgaggaggctCGAAACCGCGAGAACAGGGTCCTATCTCTACTCAAGTCGCGTGGGTTCAAGCTCGGAGAACAGACTTGGATCAGAGACACTACGCCGGCAGTTCGACAGGAAATCGTCGACTTTATCCATGCCTCAACCGTCCAGGAATACGGCTACTCCAAATATATGATTGAGGTGGTCATTCGACGGGCATGTTATCATTTGATGCAGGGTCGATTGAGACGAATTAGACGGGCTCGAAAGTCCAAGGGAAATTGA